The following are from one region of the Chloracidobacterium sp. genome:
- a CDS encoding 3-deoxy-D-manno-octulosonic acid transferase: MYLLYSIAYSIVFLLMLPAFLLRRQKYASGFKQRLGSYPSFDQDERKVIWLHCVSVGEANAARPLVDKLLADLPAHRLVISTVTKTGQDLAKTIFADKADAVFYFPYDWRFSVRKALANYRPSLVLLMETEIWPRFIHEAKLAGSKVAIVNGRLSETSAHRYANLRAFIKRVLSDIDAALMQGEADARRLMSLGMAPSRVTVTGNLKFDITVSPDDHAIASHLDERFHFDGERPVIAAASTHEPEERWILEAYCSLMNDDKPLKPRLLIAPRHPERFESVVQLLREFRDDPSCEYPRYSFARRSSEPENGDRTADVILLDSIGELRAAYSLCNIVFVGGSLIPHGGQSVLEPAAVGKAVITGPYTHNFADVVRVFLGNSALIQLPVVQDVLKADELFLALSDLLESPKTIAELGHNAKAVMNANRGATESTVKSLRVIISKS, encoded by the coding sequence ATGTACCTTTTATATTCGATCGCGTACTCGATAGTTTTTCTTTTAATGCTTCCGGCATTTCTTCTTCGGCGCCAGAAATACGCATCAGGCTTTAAGCAGCGTCTCGGCAGCTATCCCAGCTTCGACCAGGACGAACGAAAAGTTATCTGGCTTCATTGTGTTTCCGTCGGCGAAGCGAATGCCGCGCGTCCGCTCGTCGATAAGCTGCTCGCCGATCTTCCGGCTCATCGGCTTGTGATCTCGACCGTGACAAAGACGGGACAGGACCTGGCGAAAACGATCTTCGCCGACAAAGCGGATGCGGTCTTCTACTTCCCTTACGATTGGAGATTCAGCGTCCGAAAAGCTCTCGCAAACTACCGACCATCACTTGTTCTCCTGATGGAAACTGAGATCTGGCCGCGATTTATCCACGAAGCAAAGCTCGCGGGTTCTAAGGTAGCAATCGTAAACGGCCGTCTGTCGGAGACTTCGGCTCATAGATATGCAAACCTCCGCGCTTTTATCAAACGCGTGCTCTCTGATATTGATGCCGCATTGATGCAGGGCGAAGCTGATGCAAGAAGGCTGATGTCGCTTGGCATGGCCCCTTCGCGCGTGACCGTCACCGGCAACCTCAAGTTTGATATCACGGTCTCGCCCGACGACCACGCGATCGCTTCGCACCTTGACGAACGGTTTCATTTCGACGGCGAGCGGCCGGTCATCGCCGCTGCGAGTACACACGAGCCCGAAGAACGCTGGATTCTCGAAGCTTATTGTTCGCTCATGAATGATGACAAGCCGCTCAAGCCGCGGCTGCTGATCGCCCCTCGGCACCCTGAGAGGTTCGAGTCGGTCGTCCAACTGCTTCGCGAATTTCGTGACGACCCGTCGTGTGAGTATCCGCGATATAGTTTCGCTCGTCGTTCCTCTGAACCGGAAAATGGTGATAGGACCGCCGATGTCATTCTGCTGGACAGTATCGGCGAACTTCGTGCCGCATACTCTCTTTGCAATATAGTTTTCGTTGGCGGATCGCTGATCCCGCATGGCGGTCAGAGCGTTCTCGAACCGGCAGCTGTCGGAAAGGCCGTCATCACCGGGCCATATACGCATAATTTTGCCGATGTCGTCAGAGTTTTCCTGGGCAATAGTGCTTTGATCCAATTACCCGTAGTTCAAGATGTATTAAAGGCAGACGAGCTTTTTCTCGCCCTCTCCGATCTGCTCGAATCGCCGAAAACGATCGCCGAACTGGGGCACAACGCCAA
- a CDS encoding tetratricopeptide repeat protein translates to MKLPAAMMIAFSVLGCGTSGTPVAQNSEANSASGPMRTERARSTIDHTTENQTPKGPASNSNSTGGKWSQSGEPIDTKPFDDAIAAAERSLKAKSSDPVAKLAAADAYFKRGFALTEARQYASALGDYRRALKILPDHEDSLKWEKQIIGIYEMMKKDYPKPGEEPPPLPFKGEKGTI, encoded by the coding sequence ATGAAATTACCAGCTGCAATGATGATCGCTTTCTCGGTTCTCGGGTGCGGGACTTCCGGTACACCGGTCGCCCAAAACTCTGAGGCAAATTCTGCTTCGGGACCGATGCGTACCGAAAGGGCGCGGTCGACCATCGATCACACGACCGAAAATCAAACGCCCAAGGGCCCCGCGTCTAATTCGAATTCGACCGGCGGAAAATGGTCGCAGAGCGGTGAACCGATAGACACCAAACCGTTCGATGACGCGATCGCGGCTGCCGAGAGATCGCTGAAGGCGAAGTCGTCAGACCCGGTCGCGAAACTCGCCGCCGCCGATGCATATTTCAAGCGAGGGTTTGCTCTGACCGAAGCACGCCAATATGCCTCCGCGCTTGGCGATTACCGCCGGGCATTGAAGATACTTCCTGATCACGAAGACTCGCTGAAATGGGAGAAACAGATAATCGGCATCTATGAAATGATGAAAAAGGACTATCCGAAACCGGGCGAAGAACCGCCGCCGCTTCCTTTCAAGGGTGAAAAAGGCACGATCTAA
- the efp gene encoding elongation factor P: MALSANDIRKGMVILHEGVPVKVMEFHHHTPGNLRAMVQARLRNLLTGNSFEFRFRSNDTLERVILDQQKMEYLYSDGSHHHFMNQENYEQVALTEDELGDAAQWLMAGLKIEVEFYNGTPIGVTLPASMELTVTQTEPQLKGATASNSNKPATLENGVTLYVPPFIAEGEKIRVNPTEAKYMERVK; encoded by the coding sequence ATGGCACTTTCAGCAAACGATATCAGAAAGGGAATGGTGATCCTCCATGAGGGCGTTCCGGTAAAGGTGATGGAATTTCACCATCACACGCCGGGCAACCTGCGAGCGATGGTTCAGGCAAGGCTTCGAAACCTGTTGACGGGCAATTCATTCGAATTCCGGTTTCGCTCGAACGACACCCTTGAGCGCGTGATCCTCGATCAGCAGAAAATGGAATATTTGTATTCAGATGGCTCTCATCACCATTTCATGAATCAGGAAAACTATGAGCAGGTCGCGTTGACCGAAGACGAATTGGGCGACGCGGCGCAATGGCTGATGGCGGGGCTCAAGATCGAGGTCGAATTCTACAACGGAACCCCGATCGGGGTAACTCTGCCGGCTTCGATGGAATTGACGGTCACGCAGACCGAACCGCAGCTTAAGGGTGCGACCGCTTCGAATTCGAATAAGCCGGCGACGCTGGAAAACGGGGTAACGCTTTACGTTCCGCCATTTATCGCCGAAGGAGAAAAGATCCGCGTCAACCCGACCGAAGCTAAGTATATGGAACGGGTCAAGTAA